One genomic window of Candidatus Aenigmatarchaeota archaeon includes the following:
- a CDS encoding ribbon-helix-helix protein, CopG family, with product MEVVQVRLPEKLVKKIDELVAQGFYSSRSDFIRTKIRRVLEEQLASQNHGAQPHTQQRLLRRDDARAGI from the coding sequence ATGGAAGTAGTTCAAGTTAGGTTACCGGAGAAACTCGTAAAGAAGATAGATGAGCTTGTTGCGCAGGGGTTTTACTCTTCCAGGTCCGACTTCATAAGGACAAAGATCAGGAGGGTTTTGGAAGAACAGTTGGCAAGCCAGAATCATGGCGCCCAGCCGCACACCCAGCAGCGGCTTTTGAGAAGGGATGATGCTAGGGCAGGTATTTGA
- a CDS encoding carbohydrate kinase family protein — MPAPKGKGILAVGGVIVDLIMHSPDQFRVVNGNLCFPFDSKLQVEEFTFDIGGSAHNVAANASSLGSKTYILACIGDEPYGEMAIQNLKTYNVDTKYVSKVKDMTGMSVVLIHEGEKTILTYRGANDYLGEEKLNSKILNGIGTVVITSMISPENVRITKRLVDEAQKRKIEIVANPSISMVNHQPEALKYVMKKSQVIIMNGKEAQKITGCNSPQAALEKLKSYGAKTIIVTLDVRGCIVYDEEAAFHVPAFKVKVVDTTGGGDSFTAGFVHAKARGFNTLEAVRFAGAVAALNILTPGASTDLPTEKEAIKYMKNAKYNYVR; from the coding sequence ATGCCAGCCCCAAAGGGGAAGGGAATTTTAGCCGTGGGGGGAGTTATTGTTGACCTCATCATGCATTCCCCGGACCAGTTCCGGGTCGTTAACGGAAACCTTTGCTTTCCTTTTGACTCCAAGCTTCAGGTCGAGGAGTTTACTTTTGACATCGGGGGCTCTGCCCATAATGTCGCCGCAAACGCTTCGTCCTTGGGCAGCAAGACCTACATTCTTGCCTGCATCGGAGATGAGCCGTATGGAGAAATGGCAATTCAAAACCTCAAGACCTACAATGTAGACACAAAATACGTTTCCAAGGTAAAGGACATGACCGGGATGTCCGTTGTCCTCATACACGAGGGCGAAAAGACAATTCTTACCTACAGAGGCGCAAATGATTATTTGGGTGAGGAAAAGCTAAACTCAAAAATACTAAATGGAATCGGAACAGTTGTGATTACAAGCATGATAAGCCCGGAGAATGTTCGCATCACCAAGCGGCTCGTGGACGAGGCGCAAAAAAGAAAAATAGAGATAGTCGCAAACCCAAGCATCAGCATGGTAAACCATCAGCCGGAAGCCCTGAAATACGTCATGAAAAAGAGCCAGGTGATTATAATGAACGGAAAGGAAGCACAGAAGATTACTGGCTGCAACAGCCCGCAGGCCGCCCTTGAAAAGCTAAAGTCCTACGGGGCAAAGACGATAATTGTCACGCTTGATGTAAGGGGCTGCATTGTCTATGATGAGGAAGCGGCCTTTCACGTGCCTGCCTTCAAGGTGAAAGTTGTGGACACCACCGGGGGAGGGGACAGCTTCACCGCTGGCTTTGTTCATGCAAAGGCCAGGGGATTTAACACGCTCGAAGCGGTCAGGTTTGCGGGCGCAGTTGCGGCGCTGAACATTTTGACTCCTGGGGCAAGCACCGACCTTCCTACAGAGAAAGAAGCTATCAAATATATGAAAAACGCAAAGTATAACTATGTCCGCTGA
- the uvrA gene encoding excinuclease ABC subunit UvrA — MAKFISVRGAREHNLKDISIDLPRDKLIVITGLSGSGKSTLAFDTIYAEGQRRYVESLSAYARQFLGLMNKPDVDSIDGLSPAISIEQKTTSKNPRSTVGTVTEIYDYLRLLFARVGVPYCPVHNIRIESQSPQKISQRIAGEHKGTVTLLSPIIRQKKGTYEQLIAELNREGYSRVRVDRKIYRTDEKIKLERYVKHDIEIVLDRIETSETARLAEAVQNGLKKSDGGLIIVLDEKGKETLYSSQRSCPVCGLAFEELQPRMFSFNSPFGACEECHGLGIKMEFDPDLIIPDKSLSIADGAIALYRNVVDGWRIQHLGAVAKHLGFDIFTPIEKLKKGQLDALMYGSNDKIRFNMKMNGGEDYWSHSGSWEGLIPQSDRLYHQTESEYRRSELEKFMRVSPCPVCKGRRLKEKVLAVKVGGLSIIDATDLSIKDAISFFEGLKLTEKEQEIAKQVLKEIRERLRFLSDVGLGYLTLSRSAGTISGGEAQRIRLATQIGANLMGVLYILDEPSIGLHQRDNRKLIETLCRLRDIGNTVIVVEHDEETMKKADYLVDMGPGAGRHGGEIVAKGAPEEVEANPNSLTGQYLSGKLKIEVPASRRKPKGFIKLLGCSENNLKDVNVKIPLGVLTGVTGVSGSGKSTLINETLYKAMMKQVYGSKELPGKHKKLEADTEIDKVIVIDQSPIGRTPRSNPATYTKVFDEIRKIFAGTPEAKLMGFDPGRFSFNIRGGRCEACSGDGLIKIEMNFLPDVYVECEECKGKRYNAETLGIKYKGKNIADVLDMTIEEAREHFQNIPSIKNKLDLLVKVGLDYIKLGQSSTTLSGGESQRIKLTRELSKRGTGRTLYILDEPTTGLHFHDVKKLIDVLQELVKKGNSVVVIEHNLDVVKSADWIIDLGPEGGDAGGEIIAEGTPEEVANVSRSHTGKYLKEVLEK; from the coding sequence ATGGCTAAATTCATTTCGGTCCGGGGCGCAAGGGAACACAACTTGAAAGACATAAGTATTGACCTTCCAAGGGACAAGCTTATCGTCATAACCGGGCTTTCCGGCTCCGGGAAGTCAACTTTGGCCTTTGACACAATCTACGCGGAGGGGCAGAGAAGGTATGTCGAGTCCCTGTCGGCTTACGCAAGGCAGTTTTTGGGGCTGATGAACAAGCCGGATGTTGACTCGATTGACGGCCTGTCCCCGGCAATCTCAATAGAGCAGAAAACCACAAGCAAGAACCCGAGAAGCACTGTCGGAACAGTAACCGAGATTTACGATTATCTCCGGCTTCTTTTTGCAAGGGTGGGCGTTCCCTACTGCCCGGTTCATAACATAAGGATAGAGTCCCAGTCCCCGCAGAAAATATCCCAGAGAATCGCCGGGGAGCACAAGGGAACGGTAACTCTCCTATCCCCAATCATAAGGCAGAAAAAGGGCACTTACGAGCAGCTTATCGCCGAGCTTAACCGGGAAGGATACTCCCGGGTCAGGGTTGACCGGAAAATCTACCGGACTGACGAAAAAATAAAGTTGGAGCGGTACGTAAAGCACGATATCGAAATTGTCCTTGACAGAATAGAAACGAGCGAAACTGCCCGGCTGGCAGAAGCAGTCCAGAATGGGCTCAAAAAGTCTGACGGCGGGCTTATAATTGTCCTCGATGAAAAGGGAAAGGAAACGCTTTATTCATCTCAAAGGTCCTGCCCAGTATGCGGGCTTGCCTTCGAGGAATTGCAGCCAAGAATGTTTTCCTTTAACTCGCCCTTTGGCGCCTGCGAGGAATGCCACGGCCTTGGCATAAAGATGGAATTCGACCCAGACCTTATAATCCCCGACAAGTCCCTTTCGATTGCCGACGGGGCGATTGCCCTTTACCGGAATGTGGTCGACGGGTGGAGAATCCAGCACCTTGGAGCAGTTGCAAAGCACCTCGGCTTTGACATCTTTACGCCAATAGAGAAGCTCAAAAAAGGGCAACTCGACGCCCTTATGTACGGAAGCAACGACAAAATCAGGTTTAACATGAAAATGAACGGCGGCGAAGATTACTGGTCTCACAGCGGAAGCTGGGAAGGGCTTATCCCGCAATCAGACAGATTGTACCACCAGACCGAATCAGAATACAGGAGAAGCGAGCTTGAAAAGTTCATGCGCGTCTCCCCCTGCCCTGTCTGCAAGGGCCGCCGGCTCAAGGAAAAAGTCCTGGCCGTAAAGGTGGGAGGGCTTTCGATAATTGACGCAACCGACCTATCCATAAAGGACGCCATAAGCTTTTTTGAAGGGCTAAAGCTTACCGAAAAGGAGCAGGAAATAGCAAAGCAGGTCCTAAAGGAAATAAGGGAGCGCCTCAGGTTCCTAAGTGACGTTGGGCTTGGCTACCTCACGCTTTCGAGAAGCGCGGGGACGATATCGGGTGGAGAAGCGCAGAGAATCCGGCTTGCAACCCAGATTGGGGCAAACCTGATGGGAGTCCTCTATATCCTTGACGAGCCGTCAATCGGGCTTCACCAGAGAGACAACAGAAAGCTCATAGAAACGCTCTGCCGTCTGAGGGATATCGGAAACACGGTAATAGTCGTCGAGCATGACGAGGAAACCATGAAAAAAGCGGACTACCTGGTCGACATGGGGCCTGGAGCAGGAAGGCATGGCGGGGAGATAGTTGCCAAAGGAGCCCCTGAAGAGGTGGAGGCAAACCCAAACTCGCTTACCGGGCAGTACCTCTCAGGAAAGCTTAAAATAGAGGTTCCTGCCAGCAGAAGAAAGCCAAAGGGCTTCATAAAGCTTCTTGGCTGCAGCGAAAACAACCTGAAAGATGTTAACGTAAAAATCCCACTTGGCGTACTTACCGGAGTAACTGGGGTATCAGGAAGCGGCAAATCCACCCTCATAAACGAGACGCTCTACAAGGCGATGATGAAGCAGGTTTACGGCTCAAAGGAGCTTCCAGGCAAGCACAAAAAACTTGAAGCTGATACGGAAATTGACAAGGTGATCGTAATCGACCAGTCGCCAATTGGAAGGACTCCAAGAAGCAACCCTGCAACCTACACGAAAGTCTTCGATGAGATAAGGAAGATTTTTGCGGGAACGCCTGAAGCAAAGCTGATGGGCTTCGACCCAGGAAGGTTTTCCTTCAACATCCGTGGCGGCAGGTGCGAGGCCTGCTCCGGGGACGGGCTCATAAAAATCGAGATGAACTTCCTGCCGGACGTTTATGTCGAGTGCGAGGAGTGCAAGGGAAAAAGGTACAATGCAGAAACCCTTGGGATAAAGTACAAGGGAAAAAACATTGCTGACGTCCTGGACATGACTATTGAGGAGGCAAGAGAGCACTTCCAGAACATTCCTTCGATAAAAAACAAGCTGGACCTCCTCGTAAAGGTTGGGCTTGATTACATTAAGCTGGGCCAGAGCTCCACAACTCTTTCTGGAGGGGAAAGCCAGAGAATAAAGCTCACAAGGGAATTGTCAAAAAGGGGAACCGGAAGGACTCTTTACATTCTTGACGAGCCGACAACGGGGCTTCACTTCCACGATGTAAAAAAGCTCATTGATGTGCTCCAGGAGCTTGTAAAGAAAGGAAACTCGGTTGTCGTAATCGAGCATAATCTCGACGTCGTAAAGTCCGCTGACTGGATTATTGACCTCGGCCCCGAAGGGGGAGATGCAGGCGGAGAGATAATCGCAGAGGGGACGCCTGAGGAGGTGGCAAATGTTTCCAGGAGCCATACTGGGAAATACCTAAAGGAAGTTTTGGAAAAATAA
- a CDS encoding class II fructose-bisphosphate aldolase, whose protein sequence is MSAELNKKKAIFLKARKKGVAVGAFNFSEVSQLKGIIAAGKKTGQPFIVQTSEAESRYLGLDYSYALKTAAEKELGCPLIINQDHGKSFEYIKGAVDAGYEMVHFDGSKLPLDENIKIAKKVVAYAHKKGVIVEGEVGYLGGSSKIHKEALKIRPEDMTHPEEAKGFIEKTGVDLLAIAIGNVHGVCAQMPKLDIKRLSAIHKELRGRAFLTLHGGSGIPAGQIRKAISEGITKINVNTELRFAWRSAVEKSMKINAGEVAPPIIMPLAVEEVRKAVEAKMAMFGGKK, encoded by the coding sequence ATGTCCGCTGAACTCAATAAAAAGAAGGCTATCTTTCTTAAGGCAAGAAAGAAGGGCGTGGCAGTCGGAGCATTCAATTTTTCTGAAGTTTCACAGCTCAAAGGCATTATCGCTGCCGGCAAAAAAACCGGCCAACCCTTCATTGTCCAGACCTCAGAAGCTGAAAGCAGGTATCTGGGGCTTGATTACTCCTATGCCCTGAAGACTGCAGCCGAAAAAGAGCTTGGCTGCCCCCTGATTATAAACCAGGACCACGGAAAGTCCTTTGAGTACATAAAGGGAGCAGTTGACGCCGGCTACGAAATGGTGCACTTTGACGGCTCGAAGCTGCCATTGGACGAGAACATCAAAATCGCAAAGAAAGTTGTTGCATACGCACACAAAAAAGGAGTCATTGTGGAAGGAGAAGTCGGCTACCTTGGGGGCTCATCCAAAATACACAAGGAAGCCCTGAAAATCCGCCCCGAGGACATGACCCACCCCGAAGAAGCAAAGGGCTTTATAGAAAAAACCGGAGTTGACCTGCTGGCAATAGCAATTGGAAATGTGCATGGCGTCTGCGCCCAGATGCCAAAGCTCGACATAAAGCGGCTCTCAGCCATACACAAGGAGCTAAGGGGTCGCGCCTTCCTGACACTTCATGGCGGATCCGGGATTCCAGCAGGGCAAATCAGAAAGGCGATAAGCGAAGGCATCACCAAAATCAATGTCAACACTGAGCTTCGGTTTGCCTGGAGAAGCGCAGTTGAAAAGAGCATGAAGATAAATGCCGGAGAAGTTGCCCCCCCGATAATCATGCCTTTGGCGGTCGAGGAGGTCAGGAAAGCCGTTGAGGCAAAAATGGCGATGTTTGGCGGGAAGAAGTAA
- the argS gene encoding arginine--tRNA ligase gives MIGSIIDSLVLKLKPDFPGSLRENFQFPGKFGDLSCNIAFAASKASGKSPAEIAEGIASKSSGDLPEFVERVESKGGYVNFFLDYSKLFESVVAPEKRAASGEKVLVEFSNPNPCKAMHIGNSRTTLLGDSICEILSACGKTAIRANYYNDLGKQFAKVLFAVQKYGFKEGGKPDHELARLYVELHKDLKEHPEWEGEIQVLLNRLEGKDPALETDRKFVLEKATRGFEETYRNLGVKFDTYFYESDFREKGKGMARDLEKKGLAFVSDERTLVANLEKSGLPNTVLIRSDGTGLYITSDLALTVHRFESLGLDECVWVVGSEQNLHFQQLFKLLELLGYGFADKCRHMSYGLITLQGSKMSSRSGEFILLDEVVDEVIEKAGEEVRKRHPLLEGEKLDELSRKIGIGALKYDLLKVDRNRGVDFNPAKAVQFEGNTGPYIQYMAVRCGSILAKKSPSPAFANERQYVLGEYEKALLRKLMEFSGVCQRAASELKPNLICNYAFELATTFSQFYENCKVIGSAEEGYRIKLVEKTKAMLEECLKLLRIEAPEMM, from the coding sequence ATGATTGGCTCAATAATCGATTCCCTGGTTTTGAAGCTGAAACCTGACTTTCCCGGATCCTTGAGGGAGAACTTCCAGTTTCCAGGCAAATTTGGAGACCTTTCCTGCAATATTGCCTTTGCAGCGTCCAAAGCAAGCGGGAAAAGCCCGGCCGAGATTGCAGAGGGGATTGCATCAAAGAGTTCAGGAGACCTGCCCGAGTTTGTCGAAAGAGTGGAGAGCAAGGGCGGTTACGTGAATTTTTTCCTGGATTACTCTAAGCTCTTTGAATCTGTCGTTGCCCCGGAAAAGCGGGCGGCTTCCGGAGAAAAAGTGCTTGTGGAATTTTCAAACCCTAACCCGTGCAAGGCGATGCACATAGGAAACTCCCGGACGACGCTTCTTGGGGACTCGATATGCGAGATTCTTTCAGCGTGCGGGAAAACCGCCATAAGGGCAAACTATTACAATGACCTTGGAAAGCAGTTTGCCAAAGTCCTTTTTGCGGTGCAAAAATATGGCTTTAAGGAAGGCGGCAAGCCCGACCACGAGCTTGCCCGGCTCTATGTGGAGCTTCATAAAGACTTGAAGGAGCACCCCGAATGGGAAGGGGAAATCCAAGTGCTTTTGAACCGGCTTGAGGGAAAGGACCCCGCCCTGGAAACCGACAGAAAGTTCGTCCTCGAAAAGGCAACCCGGGGCTTTGAGGAAACTTACCGAAACCTTGGGGTGAAGTTTGACACTTACTTCTATGAAAGCGACTTTAGGGAAAAAGGGAAGGGGATGGCTAGAGACCTTGAAAAAAAAGGCCTTGCATTTGTTTCGGATGAAAGGACTCTTGTTGCAAACCTCGAAAAGTCAGGGCTTCCAAACACGGTTCTTATCAGGTCTGATGGGACGGGGCTATATATAACTTCCGACCTTGCCCTGACGGTTCACCGCTTTGAGTCACTTGGGCTTGACGAGTGCGTCTGGGTCGTTGGCTCGGAGCAGAACCTGCACTTCCAGCAGCTTTTCAAGCTGCTTGAGCTTTTGGGCTACGGTTTTGCGGACAAGTGCAGGCACATGTCTTATGGGCTTATCACACTTCAGGGCTCGAAAATGAGCTCAAGGTCTGGCGAATTCATCCTTCTTGACGAGGTTGTTGATGAAGTCATCGAGAAGGCAGGAGAAGAGGTCAGGAAAAGGCACCCCCTTCTAGAGGGGGAAAAGCTTGACGAGCTGTCGAGAAAAATCGGGATTGGCGCGCTCAAGTACGACCTTCTGAAGGTCGACAGGAACCGGGGAGTCGATTTCAACCCCGCTAAAGCAGTTCAGTTCGAGGGGAACACCGGGCCATACATTCAGTACATGGCTGTCCGGTGCGGCTCGATTCTTGCCAAAAAAAGCCCTTCCCCGGCTTTCGCAAATGAGAGGCAGTATGTCCTGGGAGAATACGAAAAAGCACTTCTCAGAAAGCTGATGGAGTTTTCCGGGGTCTGCCAGAGGGCGGCTTCGGAGCTTAAGCCAAACCTCATCTGCAATTATGCTTTTGAGCTTGCAACCACATTTTCCCAGTTTTACGAGAACTGCAAGGTAATCGGAAGCGCGGAAGAAGGATACAGGATTAAGCTTGTAGAAAAGACCAAGGCGATGCTTGAGGAGTGCCTGAAGCTTCTCAGAATCGAAGCGCCGGAGATGATGTAA